GTGGAAGGCGGTGCGGAAGAGGATCCGGTACTCGTCCGCGTCGATGCTCCCGTTGCGGTCCCTGTCGGTGGCGTCGAAGAGGACCTCGGCGACGCGGATGAGCGCGGGTCCGGCGAGGGAGGGAACGGCGGCGGCGTACTCCTCGGCGCTGACGCGGCCGTCGCCGTCCGTGTCGAGGGCGGCCTGCAACTCGCGCCACCAGGCGGCGAAGGCGTCGTAGAGCTGGGTCTCCTCGGGTTCGTCCAGGTCGAGGCGGGTGGCGAGTTCGCGCGCCATGGCGGCGAGGTCGGGCCAGTCGAGGTGGCCGTCGCCGGTCTGGTCGAGGACACGGCGGAAGAACTCCTCCGACGAGCGCCGGTTCTCTTCCGTGGCCGTCGAAGGCGCCGGGCCGGGGTCGGTGTCGCCGCTCAGTGGTGTGAGGAGGCGGAGCAGGGCCGATGCCTTCCTCATGCGGGCGCGCAGGGCGGTCACGGTGCGGGCGCGGGGGTCGTCGCTGTCCGGTGCGAGGGAGAGGGCTTCGATGATGGTTTCGGCGTTGATCCACCCCTCGGGCAGGAACCGGGCGAGCCCGGCGGCCAGGTAGGCGCCCTGCATGAGGGTCGGCGCGCCGGGCATCTCGGGGAGGCCGGCCCGGCGTCGGTAGGGCTCGGGGAGCGAGGCGACGGTGATGGCGCCGAGCAGCGGGCCGACGACGGCGCGACCGGCCGCCCACAACGTCGGCATGCCGTCGAGCAGCGCGGGGGCGGGCAAGTGGTCGAAGAGCCGGTAGAGGATGACGCGGGCCGCCTCAGTGTTCTCCAACTCGTTCTCGACGATGCGGTCGAAGTACCGCCAGAAGTCGGCGAGTTCCTTGGGGAGTTCCGCGGCGTCGCCGTCGAGCGCGGCCAGGAACGCGCGGTACTCGGCGTACATCCGCTCCATCGTGTCCTGGTCGAGCGGCTGGCCGCTCAGCCGGCACATGGTGACGGCGCTCTCGAAGAGGGTGGCCACCACCCAGGCGCGGGCCGCGCGGTCCGTCGCGTCGTAGGCGCGGCCGTGGGAGTCGGAACCGCTCATGCGGGCGTGCAGCCGGTTGAGCCGGGCGGCCTCCCGCTCGCGTACCGCCGGGTC
The sequence above is a segment of the Streptomyces griseoviridis genome. Coding sequences within it:
- a CDS encoding oxygenase MpaB family protein; protein product: MTTETTEPADEAPLFGPESQFSAFFDDPRWALAMIRATVLEAAHPQIGAALVDNSTFVTHPWRRLRNTFLSMRRMFGTDPAVREREAARLNRLHARMSGSDSHGRAYDATDRAARAWVVATLFESAVTMCRLSGQPLDQDTMERMYAEYRAFLAALDGDAAELPKELADFWRYFDRIVENELENTEAARVILYRLFDHLPAPALLDGMPTLWAAGRAVVGPLLGAITVASLPEPYRRRAGLPEMPGAPTLMQGAYLAAGLARFLPEGWINAETIIEALSLAPDSDDPRARTVTALRARMRKASALLRLLTPLSGDTDPGPAPSTATEENRRSSEEFFRRVLDQTGDGHLDWPDLAAMARELATRLDLDEPEETQLYDAFAAWWRELQAALDTDGDGRVSAEEYAAAVPSLAGPALIRVAEVLFDATDRDRNGSIDADEYRILFRTAFHRDLTTTGGGYGRSAFVGDFLSFMAGRRTGTAYDPLLADA